A single Deltaproteobacteria bacterium HGW-Deltaproteobacteria-4 DNA region contains:
- a CDS encoding HNH endonuclease, with the protein MTNFKTYIHHFAHLRRAPNAVFTAASKRQAPHKPLLLLAVLDLVARGVITSPFIAVTGDLTELNELFNLYWRRIIPLGQTSSIAFPFSRLHNEPFWELVPLPGHEIIPATVNNISSVSQLRTVTLGARLDEDLFDAMQQPESRNALRESLLRSCFSDEARAMLEEQAVNNAEAYSYSLELEEKSHLPLVNETLGADAYKPAVRDQGFRRIVVTTYDHRCALCGVRIVTPEGHTVVDAAHIVRWSKTQNDDIRNGMALCKLCHWAFDEGMLGVCDNYNVITSRQIGLIPNAPGFLLTLSGRSIIPPPDRDLWPAQQYLAVHRREWRL; encoded by the coding sequence ATGACAAACTTCAAAACCTACATCCACCACTTCGCCCATCTCCGCCGGGCACCCAACGCCGTCTTCACGGCGGCCAGCAAACGACAGGCCCCGCACAAGCCGCTCCTGCTGCTGGCGGTCCTCGACCTGGTCGCGCGTGGCGTCATCACCTCACCCTTCATCGCTGTCACCGGCGATCTGACCGAACTTAACGAACTCTTCAACCTCTACTGGCGGCGCATCATCCCGCTCGGACAGACCAGCAGCATCGCCTTTCCCTTCTCCCGCCTGCACAACGAACCGTTCTGGGAACTGGTGCCGCTGCCGGGACATGAGATCATCCCGGCAACGGTCAACAACATCAGCTCGGTCAGCCAACTGCGCACCGTCACCCTCGGCGCCCGCCTCGACGAAGACCTTTTCGATGCCATGCAGCAGCCCGAAAGCCGCAACGCCCTGCGCGAGTCGTTGTTGCGTTCCTGTTTTTCGGACGAGGCGCGGGCGATGCTGGAGGAACAGGCCGTCAACAACGCCGAGGCCTACAGCTACAGTCTGGAACTGGAGGAGAAGAGCCATCTGCCGCTGGTCAATGAGACCTTGGGCGCGGACGCTTACAAGCCCGCTGTGCGTGATCAGGGTTTCCGGCGTATCGTTGTCACCACCTACGACCACCGCTGCGCCCTCTGCGGCGTGCGGATCGTCACCCCGGAAGGGCACACCGTCGTCGATGCCGCTCACATCGTCCGTTGGAGCAAGACCCAGAATGACGACATCCGTAACGGTATGGCGCTGTGCAAACTCTGCCACTGGGCCTTCGATGAAGGGATGCTGGGCGTTTGCGACAATTACAACGTCATCACCTCGCGCCAGATTGGCCTCATTCCTAACGCCCCCGGTTTCCTGTTGACCCTTAGCGGTCGCAGCATCATCCCGCCGCCGGACCGCGACCTCTGGCCGGCGCAGCAGTATCTGGCGGTACATCGGCGGGAATGGCGGTTGTAA